GTTAAAAAAGATTACCTTTTGCCAATTCCGGACTCCATAGACTTTAAACAAGCAGTCGCTGGACTGGAAGGTGCACACTATGCTTACTCTTTCATTCATTATGTAGATATCCAGCCTGGACAAAAAGTACTGATCAATGGGGCCACAGGAGCAATAGGATCAGCTTTACTTCAATTTTCCAGACAGTTTGATATTGAAATAACAGCCACCTGCAACACAGAAAACATTGATTTAATAAAAAAACTAGGAGCGGACAAAATCATTGACTTCACGAAGGAAGATTTTACCAAAACAGAAGAATCCTATGATTATATTTTTGACTCTGTCGGAAAAAGTACCTTTGGGGCATGCAAACCGATCTTAAAGGAAAAAGGAATCTACATTTCTTCTGAATTAGGGCCAAAAGCAGAAAATATATTTTACTCTCTTGCATCAAAATTCCGTAAAAATAAAAAAGTGGTTTTCCCCATACCCTTTAGTCAAAAAAAGACGATGCCTTACATCATCAACTTATTAAAATCAGGAAAATTTAAACCTGTCATCGATCGGGAATATCCTCTATCAGAAATCTCTGAAGCCTATAAATATGTTCTATCTGGGAATAAAACTGGAAATGTGATC
Above is a window of Algoriphagus machipongonensis DNA encoding:
- a CDS encoding NAD(P)-dependent alcohol dehydrogenase; the encoded protein is MKAAVRRNYGNQEAIFIENLNKPIPKEDEVIVQVKANTVNRTDCANLTGEPFIMKLMLGYSSPSKIIIGTDFSGVVMESGFLAGNFKKGDRVFGFYDMGLESQAEFVCVKKDYLLPIPDSIDFKQAVAGLEGAHYAYSFIHYVDIQPGQKVLINGATGAIGSALLQFSRQFDIEITATCNTENIDLIKKLGADKIIDFTKEDFTKTEESYDYIFDSVGKSTFGACKPILKEKGIYISSELGPKAENIFYSLASKFRKNKKVVFPIPFSQKKTMPYIINLLKSGKFKPVIDREYPLSEISEAYKYVLSGNKTGNVIINHD